Proteins encoded together in one Streptomyces sp. B1I3 window:
- a CDS encoding glycosyltransferase family 2 protein produces MTDFSPPDLAVPVRADIVLPCLDEAAALPRVLARIPDGWRAVVVDNGSTDGSAEIARSLGATVVHEPRRGFGAACHAGLLAAEAEYVCFCDCDGSLDPALLPGLVRRVAAGEGDLLLGRRRPEGRGAWPLHARAGNLALARMLRVRTGLRLHDLGPMRAARREALLALDLTDRRSGYPLQMVVRASDAGLRVAEVDVPYLPRTGKSKVTGTWRGTWHAVRDMRAVLRQPPQRTPETARAEAVR; encoded by the coding sequence GTGACCGACTTCTCGCCGCCTGACCTCGCCGTCCCCGTCCGCGCCGACATCGTCCTGCCCTGCCTCGACGAGGCCGCCGCCCTGCCCCGGGTGCTGGCCCGTATCCCGGACGGCTGGCGTGCCGTCGTCGTCGACAACGGCTCCACCGACGGATCGGCGGAGATCGCCCGCTCGCTCGGAGCGACCGTCGTGCACGAGCCCCGGCGCGGGTTCGGCGCGGCCTGCCACGCGGGACTGCTCGCCGCCGAGGCGGAGTACGTCTGTTTCTGCGACTGCGACGGCTCCCTCGACCCGGCGCTGCTCCCCGGCCTCGTACGCCGCGTCGCGGCGGGGGAGGGCGACCTCCTCCTCGGCCGCCGCCGCCCCGAGGGGCGCGGCGCCTGGCCGCTGCACGCCCGGGCGGGCAATCTCGCCCTCGCCCGGATGCTCCGCGTCCGCACCGGCCTGCGGCTGCACGACCTCGGACCGATGCGGGCCGCACGCCGGGAGGCACTGCTCGCCCTGGACCTCACCGACCGCCGTAGTGGATATCCGCTGCAGATGGTGGTCCGGGCCTCGGACGCCGGACTGCGCGTCGCCGAGGTCGACGTGCCCTACCTGCCGCGTACCGGGAAGTCCAAGGTCACCGGTACCTGGCGGGGAACGTGGCACGCGGTGCGTGACATGCGGGCCGTGCTGCGGCAGCCGCCGCAGCGGACACCGGAAACCGCCCGGGCGGAGGCCGTCCGATGA
- a CDS encoding response regulator transcription factor: MQNDPAAPGPGPLSRHGTGDGVSQGRILVVDDDPTVAEVAAGYLERAGYAVDRADDGPAALARFAGWRPDLVVLDLMLPGMDGFEVCRRMRAYGPVPVIMLTARGDEDDRILGLETGADDYVTKPFSPRELVLRVGSVLRRGRDSAGGDPVPLGGAGLVLDPVARRATREGRELALTLREFDLLAFFLSRPGQAFGREELMREVWGWDFGDLSTVTVHVRRLRGKVEADPARPALIRTVWGVGYRLDLPDATTPGS; this comes from the coding sequence ATGCAGAACGATCCGGCCGCCCCGGGCCCCGGCCCCCTGTCCCGCCACGGTACGGGGGACGGCGTGTCGCAGGGCCGCATCCTTGTCGTGGACGACGATCCGACGGTCGCGGAGGTGGCCGCCGGCTACCTGGAGCGGGCGGGTTACGCCGTCGACCGTGCGGACGACGGACCTGCGGCGCTGGCGCGGTTCGCCGGGTGGCGGCCCGACCTGGTGGTGCTCGACCTCATGCTGCCGGGCATGGACGGTTTCGAGGTGTGCCGGCGGATGCGCGCGTACGGACCGGTGCCGGTCATCATGCTGACGGCGAGGGGCGACGAGGACGACCGCATCCTGGGGCTGGAAACGGGTGCGGACGACTACGTCACCAAGCCGTTCAGCCCACGCGAACTGGTGCTGCGCGTCGGATCGGTCCTGCGGCGCGGCCGGGATTCCGCCGGCGGCGACCCCGTCCCGTTGGGCGGCGCCGGTCTCGTGCTGGACCCCGTGGCCCGTCGGGCGACGCGTGAGGGCCGCGAACTCGCGCTCACCCTTCGTGAGTTCGACCTCCTGGCCTTTTTCCTGTCCCGTCCCGGCCAGGCCTTCGGCCGCGAGGAGCTGATGCGGGAGGTCTGGGGCTGGGACTTCGGTGACCTGTCGACGGTGACCGTCCACGTACGCCGCCTGCGCGGCAAGGTCGAGGCCGATCCCGCCCGCCCCGCCCTCATCCGGACGGTGTGGGGTGTGGGCTACCGCCTGGACCTGCCCGACGCCACCACCCCCGGGAGCTGA
- a CDS encoding sensor histidine kinase KdpD, producing the protein MDDTLLIALLAFLGAAAAGLLGALALRRLRHRSLVVSLAVVATVAVTAMLAGTLTVAWAMFLSPHDLSVVTTVVAMAAVVSLATALLLGRWVAAGSRDLAAAARSFGDGGTFAAPEGQVAAELATLTRELAATSAKLENSRERERALEASRRELVAWISHDLRTPLTGLRAMSEALEDGMAADSGRYLRQIRTEVERMNDMVGDLFELSRIHAGSLTLTPARISVYDLVGDALAGAHPLAREHGVRLVGDRIDAVPVEVDSKEMSRVLGNLLINAIRRTPADGTVAVAAQRSPSGVVLSVTDGCGGIPEEDLGRVFDTGWRGSHARTPPAGAGLGLAIVRGIVEAHAGRADVRNVTGGCCFEVTLPAASG; encoded by the coding sequence GTGGACGACACGCTGCTCATCGCCCTCCTGGCGTTCCTCGGCGCAGCCGCCGCCGGGCTGCTCGGCGCGCTCGCCCTGCGGCGGTTGAGGCACCGCTCCCTCGTCGTGTCACTGGCGGTCGTCGCCACGGTGGCCGTGACGGCGATGCTGGCCGGAACGCTGACCGTCGCCTGGGCGATGTTCCTCTCCCCGCACGACCTGTCGGTCGTGACCACCGTCGTCGCCATGGCCGCCGTCGTGTCCCTCGCGACCGCGCTGCTGCTGGGGCGCTGGGTGGCCGCCGGCAGCCGGGACCTGGCGGCGGCGGCCCGTTCCTTCGGCGACGGCGGTACGTTCGCGGCCCCCGAGGGGCAGGTCGCCGCCGAACTGGCGACACTGACGCGCGAACTGGCGGCCACCAGCGCGAAGCTGGAGAACTCCCGGGAGCGCGAGCGTGCTCTGGAGGCGTCACGCCGTGAACTCGTGGCCTGGATCTCGCACGACCTGCGGACCCCGCTGACCGGGCTGCGCGCGATGTCCGAGGCGCTGGAGGACGGCATGGCCGCCGACTCCGGCCGCTATCTGCGGCAGATCCGCACCGAGGTGGAGCGCATGAACGACATGGTCGGCGATCTCTTCGAACTCTCGCGCATCCACGCCGGCTCCCTCACCCTGACCCCCGCCCGGATCTCCGTCTACGACCTGGTGGGGGACGCCCTGGCCGGCGCGCACCCGCTCGCCCGCGAACACGGGGTCCGGCTCGTCGGCGACAGGATCGACGCGGTGCCCGTGGAGGTCGACAGCAAGGAGATGAGCCGGGTCCTGGGCAACCTGCTGATCAACGCGATCCGCCGCACCCCCGCCGACGGCACGGTCGCGGTGGCCGCACAGAGATCACCGAGCGGCGTCGTGCTGTCCGTGACCGACGGATGCGGCGGGATCCCCGAGGAGGACCTCGGGCGGGTGTTCGACACGGGCTGGCGGGGCAGCCATGCCCGCACTCCCCCGGCGGGAGCGGGCCTCGGGCTCGCCATCGTGCGCGGGATCGTCGAGGCCCACGCGGGCCGGGCGGACGTGCGGAACGTGACGGGCGGCTGCTGCTTCGAGGTCACCCTTCCCGCGGCGTCCGGCTGA
- a CDS encoding NAD(P)-dependent oxidoreductase, which translates to MRVLVTGGAGFIGSHVVRALASGGHEAVVFDALLPSAHGSSRVTAPLPGVRTVVADVRDRGAVAAALSGIDAVCHQAAMVGLGKDFADAPEYVGCNDLGTAVLLAEMAAAGVRDLVLAGSMVVYGEGRYDCPRHGPVRPGPRTVADLEAGRFEPHCPACGAELQPGLVTEQAGTDPRNVYAATKLAQEHLASAWARATGGRAVALRYHNVYGPGMPRDTPYAGVASFFRSALERGEAPRVFEDGGQRRDFVHVRDVAAANAVALAAVRERQPGTFDVYNTGSGRPHTIGEMARALSSAHGGAAPVVTGEYRLGDVRHVTADSRRLREELGWKPETDFTAGMREFAASPLRDAQ; encoded by the coding sequence ATGCGCGTACTGGTCACCGGCGGAGCCGGGTTCATCGGGTCACACGTCGTCCGGGCTCTCGCCTCCGGCGGCCACGAGGCGGTGGTGTTCGACGCCCTGCTTCCGTCGGCCCACGGGAGCTCACGGGTCACCGCCCCGCTCCCCGGGGTGCGTACCGTCGTCGCGGACGTACGAGACCGGGGGGCGGTGGCCGCTGCCCTGTCCGGGATCGACGCCGTGTGCCACCAGGCGGCGATGGTCGGGCTGGGGAAGGATTTCGCCGACGCGCCGGAGTACGTCGGCTGCAACGACCTCGGTACCGCGGTGCTGCTCGCCGAGATGGCGGCGGCCGGCGTACGTGACCTGGTACTGGCAGGCTCCATGGTGGTCTACGGCGAGGGCAGGTACGACTGCCCCCGGCACGGCCCGGTCCGGCCGGGGCCGAGGACGGTGGCCGATCTGGAGGCCGGCCGGTTCGAGCCGCACTGTCCGGCCTGCGGCGCGGAGCTGCAGCCCGGTCTGGTCACCGAGCAGGCCGGCACCGACCCCCGCAACGTGTACGCGGCCACCAAGCTGGCCCAGGAACACCTCGCCTCGGCCTGGGCCCGCGCGACGGGCGGCCGGGCCGTGGCCCTGCGCTACCACAACGTGTACGGCCCCGGGATGCCGCGCGACACCCCGTACGCGGGTGTCGCGTCGTTCTTCCGCTCCGCCCTGGAGCGGGGCGAGGCTCCCCGCGTCTTCGAGGACGGCGGCCAGCGTCGGGACTTCGTGCACGTGCGGGACGTGGCGGCGGCCAACGCGGTGGCTCTGGCGGCCGTACGGGAGCGGCAGCCTGGCACGTTCGACGTGTACAACACCGGGAGCGGCCGGCCGCACACCATCGGCGAGATGGCCCGGGCCCTGTCCTCGGCCCACGGCGGCGCGGCGCCGGTGGTGACCGGCGAGTACCGGCTCGGGGACGTCCGCCACGTGACGGCGGACTCGCGGCGGCTGCGTGAGGAACTCGGCTGGAAGCCGGAGACGGACTTCACCGCGGGGATGCGCGAGTTCGCCGCCTCGCCCCTGAGGGATGCGCAGTGA